A genome region from Deinococcus sp. Marseille-Q6407 includes the following:
- the ssb gene encoding single-stranded DNA-binding protein: protein MNNHILLQGVLTRDPELRYTPSGLAIFEGTISGEHTTPDGKTIPFYHVFSMLGASAEIAAEHELKAGDGLFLEAAFDYQSWEKEGQKQSALKIKGLRFEPVLVTEEVVTDSGGGKRLSGGQNLAIITGNLAADAEVRYTPDNTAVLDLNVAINETWGHGDKRQKKTHWVTVTLWRKLAEQAQELKKGQRIIVRGYVNNESWSNKEGQKRSATKLVAEHLNVSSRKKAAESN, encoded by the coding sequence ATGAACAACCATATTCTTCTACAAGGTGTCCTGACCCGCGATCCCGAACTGCGTTATACCCCGAGTGGCCTGGCCATCTTCGAAGGCACCATCAGCGGTGAACATACCACCCCTGATGGCAAAACGATTCCCTTCTACCACGTTTTTTCCATGCTAGGAGCCAGTGCAGAAATAGCAGCTGAGCATGAACTCAAAGCGGGCGACGGCCTGTTTTTAGAGGCTGCTTTCGACTATCAAAGCTGGGAAAAAGAAGGCCAAAAGCAGAGCGCTCTGAAAATTAAAGGGCTGCGCTTTGAGCCAGTGTTGGTCACTGAAGAAGTCGTGACCGACAGCGGCGGCGGCAAACGCTTGAGCGGTGGACAGAACCTCGCCATTATCACTGGCAATCTGGCGGCCGACGCTGAAGTACGCTATACCCCCGACAACACCGCTGTACTGGACTTGAATGTGGCCATTAACGAAACCTGGGGCCACGGCGATAAGCGTCAGAAGAAAACCCACTGGGTGACGGTGACGCTGTGGCGCAAACTGGCCGAACAAGCTCAGGAACTGAAAAAAGGCCAGCGCATCATTGTGCGTGGCTACGTCAACAACGAATCTTGGTCTAACAAAGAGGGCCAGAAACGCTCGGCCACCAAACTTGTGGCCGAACATCTGAACGTCAGCAGCCGTAAAAAAGCGGCTGAGTCAAACTAA
- a CDS encoding metal-binding protein, which produces MPNGQTHALINLSVLTVVASSYLSTPTIQGTLGLNALWACGGFLCGTLLVTPDLDLNSPTLARKAWGPLGFIWIPYARLSRHRGMSHSYILGPLIRAAYITPLLYGALMLSNLSFTTLNVAYALAGYYLSQWLHSAADRIPLHHDLACLTAQHK; this is translated from the coding sequence ATGCCCAACGGACAGACACACGCCCTAATCAACCTGAGTGTCCTGACCGTGGTTGCAAGTAGCTACCTCAGCACGCCCACCATACAAGGCACCCTGGGCCTGAACGCGCTGTGGGCCTGCGGTGGCTTTCTGTGCGGCACACTGTTGGTCACCCCGGACCTTGACCTGAACAGCCCTACACTCGCCCGCAAAGCCTGGGGACCGTTGGGGTTTATCTGGATACCGTATGCCCGTCTCTCACGCCACCGGGGAATGTCTCACAGCTATATTCTTGGCCCCCTGATTCGCGCGGCCTACATCACGCCGCTGCTGTATGGCGCGCTGATGCTCAGCAACTTATCCTTCACAACACTGAATGTGGCGTATGCCCTGGCTGGCTACTACCTGAGCCAATGGCTGCATTCCGCCGCTGACCGCATCCCACTGCACCACGACCTTGCCTGCCTTACCGCGCAGCACAAATGA
- a CDS encoding HEPN family nuclease, with protein sequence MEFEPGKTFTGLAQRTLANIDTIDRLLETEKIRRGEFYEVTLLVNSLLSLIIFLDNDEYLPKKRLETINIQDFGPTSLNGLANANLKNAKIKTLRELVKQLRNSVAHASIEFDSEPVQKQITAIIFKGILDKKKPEEVWSMRMTQKQVMKFVRMLVWEIEEHTRKRAENYSSSNMNPDT encoded by the coding sequence ATGGAATTTGAACCTGGAAAAACCTTTACTGGTCTAGCGCAAAGAACGCTCGCAAATATTGACACAATTGATAGATTGTTAGAGACAGAAAAAATTAGAAGGGGCGAGTTCTATGAAGTAACCCTACTAGTGAACTCTCTTCTGAGTCTGATTATCTTTTTGGATAATGATGAATACTTACCCAAAAAAAGGTTGGAAACGATAAACATTCAGGACTTTGGCCCCACAAGCTTAAACGGATTAGCAAATGCGAATCTGAAAAATGCAAAGATTAAAACTCTGAGAGAGCTTGTTAAACAGCTGCGTAACTCAGTAGCACATGCATCTATTGAATTTGATTCCGAACCCGTACAGAAACAAATCACTGCAATAATTTTTAAGGGCATTTTGGACAAAAAGAAGCCAGAAGAAGTCTGGTCCATGCGCATGACTCAAAAACAAGTCATGAAATTCGTTAGGATGCTTGTATGGGAAATTGAAGAACATACTAGAAAAAGAGCAGAGAACTACTCCTCCAGTAATATGAACCCGGACACCTGA
- a CDS encoding transposase translates to MCQSCGHTANADWNAALNILARALPSVQNVEVMRGLRSPVLQGGE, encoded by the coding sequence GTGTGTCAGAGTTGCGGTCATACGGCAAATGCCGATTGGAACGCTGCTCTGAACATTTTGGCAAGGGCCTTGCCATCAGTCCAGAACGTAGAAGTTATGCGTGGGCTGAGAAGCCCCGTCCTTCAGGGCGGGGAGTAG
- a CDS encoding GreA/GreB family elongation factor, whose amino-acid sequence MDITPFGHDIFCQAIAQCEHQLEQMTLDLSDNLIRDMSDGGPTTLRHEQDRLRERVEELKQLHTQGVVRYPKTSDTTELGSNVSLQNESKTIHILLLSPEEFAAKPRHLSAVSTASPIGQALLGSHVGDQLKTPCRYTL is encoded by the coding sequence ATGGATATAACCCCCTTTGGCCACGATATTTTCTGTCAAGCCATCGCCCAGTGTGAGCATCAGCTTGAACAGATGACCCTTGACCTTTCCGACAACCTGATCCGCGATATGAGTGACGGTGGCCCCACCACCTTGCGCCACGAACAAGACAGGCTCCGCGAACGAGTTGAGGAGCTTAAGCAGTTGCACACGCAGGGTGTAGTGCGCTATCCCAAAACCTCGGATACCACTGAACTAGGCAGCAACGTGTCCTTGCAAAACGAATCAAAAACTATACACATACTGCTGCTGAGTCCTGAAGAATTCGCCGCCAAACCGCGCCATCTCAGTGCAGTCAGTACGGCTTCGCCCATCGGACAGGCGCTGCTGGGCTCCCATGTAGGCGACCAGCTGAAAACTCCATGCAGATACACCTTATGA